In Paramisgurnus dabryanus chromosome 14, PD_genome_1.1, whole genome shotgun sequence, one genomic interval encodes:
- the pole4 gene encoding DNA polymerase epsilon subunit 4, which produces MAARAESDPERSGTEDEPRATEPDEDAGNAHVGPAAGPQQQLRLAKLPLSRIKTLMKADPDVSLASQESVFIIAKATELFVEMIAKDALVYAQQGKRKTLQRKDLDNAIEAIDEFAFLEGTLD; this is translated from the exons ATGGCGGCTCGCGCGGAGTCCGACCCGGAGCGAAGCGGAACTGAAGATGAGCCGCGAGCCACCGAGCCCGATGAGGATGCAGGGAACGCGCATGTCGGGCCCGCCGCTGGTCCACAGCAGCAGCTCCGGCTCGCCAAGTTACCGCTGTCACGCATCAAGACACTGATGAAAGCCGATCCGGACGTGAGTCTCGCGAGTCAAGAGTCCGTGTTCATCATAGCCAAAGCCACG GAGCTTTTCGTGGAAATGATCGCGAAAGATGCACTTGTATATGCACAACAAGGAAAAAGAAAAACCCTTCAACGAAAAGACTTGG ACAACGCTATTGAAGCAATAGATGAATTTGCGTTTTTGGAAG
- the LOC135719225 gene encoding NACHT, LRR and PYD domains-containing protein 3-like isoform X1 produces MDDSQTFRDGDDSPDVRSVQHKRSDSPETSCVSRVDASITRPITFRGGDTSPGQRPKMLSGSDSSNQITVSVSDQTLQVQQSNERDSPSFSYLCQFAEVQSTFRSNLRKKFECLYEITSNENQPVILNEIYTELYITESESGEISNKHEVRQIETQSRRTTTEETPIKCNDIFKPLPEQDKHIRSVLTKGVAGIGKTVSVQKFILDWAEEKENQDVHLIFPLPFRELNLMKDKKLSLLDLLHLFYPETKEIEIFSDEYKVLFIFDGLDECRLSLDFHSSVRLCDVNESTSVDVMLTNLIKGNLFPSALIWITSRPAAADLIPSECVDRVTEVRGFSDPQKEEYFRKRISDESLSDQIISHLKSSRSLYIMCHIPVFCWISVTVLERMLSEAESQEIPKTLTQMYTHFLIIQTNTKHQTDYEKKVKDEDMIFKLGKLAFEQLVKGNLIFYDEDLRECGIDVAEASVYSGLCTQIFREEFGLSQRKVYCFVHLSIQEHLAALYSHLSFTNYIINVFDESPKPGRFSKIVKRKSSKQVLLSELHHRAVDESLKSRNGHLDLFLRFLLGLSLESNQFLLQNLLTQMGRCSYKKEETVEYIKQKMKRNLSTEKSINLIHCLNELGDDSMVKKIQDYVKSESVGKTKLSSSKWAALVFVLLTSEQHLDELNLKTFIGDKNKADEALVKLQPVIKESKKLQLCKCNITAEGCFALSSALRSNPSHLTHLDLSDNNKLGDLGVKLISDILKNPDCKVTSLRLSDCNITDEGCVALTSALRSNPSHLTHLDLSDNKLRDSGVKLISDVLKDSDCKLEILELSKSKITAEGCVALTSALRSNPTHLTHLNLSDNKLRDSGVKLISDILKNSDCKLKILKLCDCDITAKGCVALTSALKSNPSHLTHLDLSDNIGDSGVNLISGVLKNPDCKLQIMKLCNCNITVKGCVALTSALRSNPSHLRDVDLSRNNLRDSGVKVISDLLKNPDCKLELLKLRDCDITDEGCVALTSALRSNPSHLTHLDLSDNKLRDSGVKLISDVLKDSDCKLEILELRDCNITDEGCVALSSALRSNPSHLTHLNLSDNDKLGDFGVKLISDVLKNPDCKVKILNLEFCNITDNGFVALESALRSNPSNLTQLNLRGNNLIFYIPKLIFPLKAETERVTPNPREVEVKSGVTIAKEEPELS; encoded by the exons ATGGATGATTCACAAACATTCAGAGATGGAGATGATTCTCCAGATGTCAG ATCAGTCCAGCATAAGAGATCAGACTCACCTGAGACCAGCTGTGTGTCTAGGGTTGATGCTTCTATAACTAGACCAATAACATTTAGGGGTGGAGACACATCGCCTGGTCAGAG GCCAAAAATGTTGTCTGGATCTGACTCATCAAATCAGATCACAGTGTCTGTAAGTGATCAGACTTTACAGGTTCAACAGTCCAATGAAAGAGACTCTCCTAGTTTCAG TTATCTTTGTCAGTTTGCTGAAGTTCAAAGCACATTTAGATCAAATCTGAGGAAGAAGTTTGAGTGTTTATATGAGATAACATCAAATGAAAATCAACCAGTAATACTGAATGAGATCTACACAGAGCTGTACATTACAGAGAGTGAAAGTGGAGAGATCAGTAATAAACATGAGGTGAGACAGATTGAGACACAATCCAGAAGAACAACAACAGAGGAGACACCAATAAAATGTAATGACATCTTTAAACCTTTACCTGAACAAGACAAACACATCAGAAGTGTGCTGACAAAGGGAGTCGCTGGCATTGGAAAAACAGTGTCTGTACAGAAGTTCATTCTGGACTGGGCTGAAGAGAAAGAGAATCAGGACGTCCACCTCATATTTCCACTTCCTTTCAGAGAGCTGAATCTGATGAAAGATAAAAAACTCAGTCTTTTAGATCTTCTTCATCTTTTCTACCCAGAAACAAAAGAAATTGAAATCTTCAGTGATGAATATAAAGTGTTGTTCATCTTTGATGGTTTGGATGAGTGTCGTCTGTCTCTGGATTTTCATAGCAGTGTGAGGTTGTGTGATGTAAATGAATCAACCTCAGTGGACGTGATGCTGACAAACCTCATCAAGGGGAATCTGTTTCCCTCTGCTCTCATCTGGATCACCTCCAGACCAGCAGCAGCTGATCTCATCCCCTCTGAGTGTGTTGATCGAGTCACAGAGGTACGAGGCTTCAGTGATCCACAGAAGGAGGAATACTTCAGGAAGAGAATCAGTGATGAGAGTCTGTCTGATCAAATCATCTCACACCTGAAGTCATCCAGGAGTCTCTACATCATGTGTCACATCCCAGTCTTCTGCTGGATTTCAGTCACTGTTCTAGAGAGAATGTTGAGTGAAGCAGAGAGTCAAGAGATCCCCAAGACTCTCACTCAAATGTACACTCACTTCCTGATCATTCAGACAAACACCAAACATCAGACGGACTATGAGAAGAAAGTAAAGGATGAAGACATGATCTTTAAACTGGGGAAACTGGCTTTTGAGCAGCTTGTGAAAGGCAATCTGATCTTCTATGATGAAGACCTGAGAGAGTGTGGCATTGATGTAGCAGAAGCATCAGTGTACTCAGGATTGTGTACTCAGATCTTCAGAGAGGAGTTTGGTTTGTCTCAGAGGAAAGTTTACTGCTTTGTTCATCTGAGCATCCAGGAACATCTAGCAGCTCTTTATTCTCACCTCTCCTTCACAAACTACATCATAAATGTGTTTGACGAAAGTCCTAAACCTGGTCGTTTTTCTAAAATTGTAAAACGTAAATCATCAAAACAGGTTTTATTATCAGAGTTGCATCACAGAGCTGTAGATGAATCTTTAAAGAGTAGGAATGGACATCTTGATCTTTTCCTGCGTTTTCTTCTGGGTCTTTCACTGGAGTCCAATCAGTTTCTCTTACAGAATCTACTGACACAGATGGGAAGATGTTCCTACAAGAAAGAGGAAACTGTTGAGTACATTAAACAGAAGATGAAGAGGAATCTTTCAACAGAGAAATCCATCAATCTGATTCACTGTCTGAATGAACTGGGTGATGATTCAATGGTGAAGAAGATTCAAGATTATGTCAAATCTGAATCAGTAGGAAAGACCAAACTCTCCTCTTCAAAGTGGGCAGCTTTAGTTTTTGTGTTGCTGACGTCTGAGCAGCATTTGGATGAACTTAatctaaaaacatttattgGAGATAAAAATAAAGCAGATGAAGCGCTTGTCAAACTGCAGCCTGTGATTAAAGAGTCCAAAAAACTACA GTTGTGTAAGTGTAATATCACAGCTGAAGGTTGCTTTGCTCTGTCTTCAGccctgagatcaaacccatcacacctgacACATCTGGATCTGTCTGATAATAATAAACTTGGAGATTTGggagtgaagctgatctctgatATACTGAAGAATCCTGACTGTAAAGTGACATCACTCAG GTTGAGTGATTGTAAtatcacagatgaaggttgtgttgctctgacttcagctctgagatcaaacccatcacacctgacACATCTGGATCTTTCTGATAATAAACTaagagattcaggagtgaagctgatctctgatGTACTGAAGGATTCTGACTGTAAACTGGAGATACTTGA GCTGAGTAAGTCTAAAATCACAGCTGAAGGTTGTGTTGCTCtgacttcagctctgagatcaaacccaaCACACCTGACACATCTGAATCTGTCTGATAATAAACTAAGAGATTCAGGAGTAAAGCTGATCTCTGATATACTGAAGAATTCTGACTGTAAACTGAAGATACTGAA GTTGTGCGATTGTGATATCACAGCTAAAGGTTGTGTTGCTCTGACTTCAGCTCTgaaatcaaacccatcacacctgacACATCTGGATCTGTCTGACAACATTGGAGATTCAGGAGTGAATCTGATCTCTGGTGTACTGAAGAATCCTGACTGTAAACTCCAGATAATGAA ATTGTGTAATTGTAACATCACAGTTAAAGGTTGTGTTGCTCTGACatcagctctgagatcaaacccatcacacctgagagATGTGGATCTGTCCCGTAATAATCTaagagattcaggagtgaaggTGATATCTGATCTACTGAAAAATCCTGACTGTAAACTGGAGCTACTAAA GTTGAGGGATTGTGAtatcacagatgaaggttgtgttgctctgacttcagctctgagatcaaacccatcacacctgacACATCTGGATCTTTCTGATAATAAACTaagagattcaggagtgaagctgatctctgatGTACTGAAGGATTCTGACTGTAAACTGGAGATACTTGA GTTGAGGGATTGTAAtatcacagatgaaggttgtgttgctctgtcttcagctctgagatcaaacccatcacacctgacACATCTGAATCTGTCTGATAATGATAAACTTGGAGATTTTGGAGTGAAGCTAATCTCTGATGTACTGAAGAATCCTGACTGTAAAGTGAAGATATTGAA
- the LOC135719225 gene encoding NACHT, LRR and PYD domains-containing protein 3-like isoform X3 gives MDDSQTFRDGDDSPDVRSVQHKRSDSPETSCVSRVDASITRPITFRGGDTSPGQRPKMLSGSDSSNQITVSVSDQTLQVQQSNERDSPSFSYLCQFAEVQSTFRSNLRKKFECLYEITSNENQPVILNEIYTELYITESESGEISNKHEVRQIETQSRRTTTEETPIKCNDIFKPLPEQDKHIRSVLTKGVAGIGKTVSVQKFILDWAEEKENQDVHLIFPLPFRELNLMKDKKLSLLDLLHLFYPETKEIEIFSDEYKVLFIFDGLDECRLSLDFHSSVRLCDVNESTSVDVMLTNLIKGNLFPSALIWITSRPAAADLIPSECVDRVTEVRGFSDPQKEEYFRKRISDESLSDQIISHLKSSRSLYIMCHIPVFCWISVTVLERMLSEAESQEIPKTLTQMYTHFLIIQTNTKHQTDYEKKVKDEDMIFKLGKLAFEQLVKGNLIFYDEDLRECGIDVAEASVYSGLCTQIFREEFGLSQRKVYCFVHLSIQEHLAALYSHLSFTNYIINVFDESPKPGRFSKIVKRKSSKQVLLSELHHRAVDESLKSRNGHLDLFLRFLLGLSLESNQFLLQNLLTQMGRCSYKKEETVEYIKQKMKRNLSTEKSINLIHCLNELGDDSMVKKIQDYVKSESVGKTKLSSSKWAALVFVLLTSEQHLDELNLKTFIGDKNKADEALVKLQPVIKESKKLQLCKCNITAEGCFALSSALRSNPSHLTHLDLSDNNKLGDLGVKLISDILKNPDCKVTSLRLSDCNITDEGCVALTSALRSNPSHLTHLDLSDNKLRDSGVKLISDVLKDSDCKLEILELSKSKITAEGCVALTSALRSNPTHLTHLNLSDNKLRDSGVKLISDILKNSDCKLKILKLCDCDITAKGCVALTSALKSNPSHLTHLDLSDNIGDSGVNLISGVLKNPDCKLQIMKLRDCDITDEGCVALTSALRSNPSHLTHLDLSDNKLRDSGVKLISDVLKDSDCKLEILELRDCNITDEGCVALSSALRSNPSHLTHLNLSDNDKLGDFGVKLISDVLKNPDCKVKILNLEFCNITDNGFVALESALRSNPSNLTQLNLRGNNLIFYIPKLIFPLKAETERVTPNPREVEVKSGVTIAKEEPELS, from the exons ATGGATGATTCACAAACATTCAGAGATGGAGATGATTCTCCAGATGTCAG ATCAGTCCAGCATAAGAGATCAGACTCACCTGAGACCAGCTGTGTGTCTAGGGTTGATGCTTCTATAACTAGACCAATAACATTTAGGGGTGGAGACACATCGCCTGGTCAGAG GCCAAAAATGTTGTCTGGATCTGACTCATCAAATCAGATCACAGTGTCTGTAAGTGATCAGACTTTACAGGTTCAACAGTCCAATGAAAGAGACTCTCCTAGTTTCAG TTATCTTTGTCAGTTTGCTGAAGTTCAAAGCACATTTAGATCAAATCTGAGGAAGAAGTTTGAGTGTTTATATGAGATAACATCAAATGAAAATCAACCAGTAATACTGAATGAGATCTACACAGAGCTGTACATTACAGAGAGTGAAAGTGGAGAGATCAGTAATAAACATGAGGTGAGACAGATTGAGACACAATCCAGAAGAACAACAACAGAGGAGACACCAATAAAATGTAATGACATCTTTAAACCTTTACCTGAACAAGACAAACACATCAGAAGTGTGCTGACAAAGGGAGTCGCTGGCATTGGAAAAACAGTGTCTGTACAGAAGTTCATTCTGGACTGGGCTGAAGAGAAAGAGAATCAGGACGTCCACCTCATATTTCCACTTCCTTTCAGAGAGCTGAATCTGATGAAAGATAAAAAACTCAGTCTTTTAGATCTTCTTCATCTTTTCTACCCAGAAACAAAAGAAATTGAAATCTTCAGTGATGAATATAAAGTGTTGTTCATCTTTGATGGTTTGGATGAGTGTCGTCTGTCTCTGGATTTTCATAGCAGTGTGAGGTTGTGTGATGTAAATGAATCAACCTCAGTGGACGTGATGCTGACAAACCTCATCAAGGGGAATCTGTTTCCCTCTGCTCTCATCTGGATCACCTCCAGACCAGCAGCAGCTGATCTCATCCCCTCTGAGTGTGTTGATCGAGTCACAGAGGTACGAGGCTTCAGTGATCCACAGAAGGAGGAATACTTCAGGAAGAGAATCAGTGATGAGAGTCTGTCTGATCAAATCATCTCACACCTGAAGTCATCCAGGAGTCTCTACATCATGTGTCACATCCCAGTCTTCTGCTGGATTTCAGTCACTGTTCTAGAGAGAATGTTGAGTGAAGCAGAGAGTCAAGAGATCCCCAAGACTCTCACTCAAATGTACACTCACTTCCTGATCATTCAGACAAACACCAAACATCAGACGGACTATGAGAAGAAAGTAAAGGATGAAGACATGATCTTTAAACTGGGGAAACTGGCTTTTGAGCAGCTTGTGAAAGGCAATCTGATCTTCTATGATGAAGACCTGAGAGAGTGTGGCATTGATGTAGCAGAAGCATCAGTGTACTCAGGATTGTGTACTCAGATCTTCAGAGAGGAGTTTGGTTTGTCTCAGAGGAAAGTTTACTGCTTTGTTCATCTGAGCATCCAGGAACATCTAGCAGCTCTTTATTCTCACCTCTCCTTCACAAACTACATCATAAATGTGTTTGACGAAAGTCCTAAACCTGGTCGTTTTTCTAAAATTGTAAAACGTAAATCATCAAAACAGGTTTTATTATCAGAGTTGCATCACAGAGCTGTAGATGAATCTTTAAAGAGTAGGAATGGACATCTTGATCTTTTCCTGCGTTTTCTTCTGGGTCTTTCACTGGAGTCCAATCAGTTTCTCTTACAGAATCTACTGACACAGATGGGAAGATGTTCCTACAAGAAAGAGGAAACTGTTGAGTACATTAAACAGAAGATGAAGAGGAATCTTTCAACAGAGAAATCCATCAATCTGATTCACTGTCTGAATGAACTGGGTGATGATTCAATGGTGAAGAAGATTCAAGATTATGTCAAATCTGAATCAGTAGGAAAGACCAAACTCTCCTCTTCAAAGTGGGCAGCTTTAGTTTTTGTGTTGCTGACGTCTGAGCAGCATTTGGATGAACTTAatctaaaaacatttattgGAGATAAAAATAAAGCAGATGAAGCGCTTGTCAAACTGCAGCCTGTGATTAAAGAGTCCAAAAAACTACA GTTGTGTAAGTGTAATATCACAGCTGAAGGTTGCTTTGCTCTGTCTTCAGccctgagatcaaacccatcacacctgacACATCTGGATCTGTCTGATAATAATAAACTTGGAGATTTGggagtgaagctgatctctgatATACTGAAGAATCCTGACTGTAAAGTGACATCACTCAG GTTGAGTGATTGTAAtatcacagatgaaggttgtgttgctctgacttcagctctgagatcaaacccatcacacctgacACATCTGGATCTTTCTGATAATAAACTaagagattcaggagtgaagctgatctctgatGTACTGAAGGATTCTGACTGTAAACTGGAGATACTTGA GCTGAGTAAGTCTAAAATCACAGCTGAAGGTTGTGTTGCTCtgacttcagctctgagatcaaacccaaCACACCTGACACATCTGAATCTGTCTGATAATAAACTAAGAGATTCAGGAGTAAAGCTGATCTCTGATATACTGAAGAATTCTGACTGTAAACTGAAGATACTGAA GTTGTGCGATTGTGATATCACAGCTAAAGGTTGTGTTGCTCTGACTTCAGCTCTgaaatcaaacccatcacacctgacACATCTGGATCTGTCTGACAACATTGGAGATTCAGGAGTGAATCTGATCTCTGGTGTACTGAAGAATCCTGACTGTAAACTCCAGATAATGAA GTTGAGGGATTGTGAtatcacagatgaaggttgtgttgctctgacttcagctctgagatcaaacccatcacacctgacACATCTGGATCTTTCTGATAATAAACTaagagattcaggagtgaagctgatctctgatGTACTGAAGGATTCTGACTGTAAACTGGAGATACTTGA GTTGAGGGATTGTAAtatcacagatgaaggttgtgttgctctgtcttcagctctgagatcaaacccatcacacctgacACATCTGAATCTGTCTGATAATGATAAACTTGGAGATTTTGGAGTGAAGCTAATCTCTGATGTACTGAAGAATCCTGACTGTAAAGTGAAGATATTGAA
- the LOC135719225 gene encoding NACHT, LRR and PYD domains-containing protein 3-like isoform X2 gives MDDSQTFRDGDDSPDVRPKMLSGSDSSNQITVSVSDQTLQVQQSNERDSPSFSYLCQFAEVQSTFRSNLRKKFECLYEITSNENQPVILNEIYTELYITESESGEISNKHEVRQIETQSRRTTTEETPIKCNDIFKPLPEQDKHIRSVLTKGVAGIGKTVSVQKFILDWAEEKENQDVHLIFPLPFRELNLMKDKKLSLLDLLHLFYPETKEIEIFSDEYKVLFIFDGLDECRLSLDFHSSVRLCDVNESTSVDVMLTNLIKGNLFPSALIWITSRPAAADLIPSECVDRVTEVRGFSDPQKEEYFRKRISDESLSDQIISHLKSSRSLYIMCHIPVFCWISVTVLERMLSEAESQEIPKTLTQMYTHFLIIQTNTKHQTDYEKKVKDEDMIFKLGKLAFEQLVKGNLIFYDEDLRECGIDVAEASVYSGLCTQIFREEFGLSQRKVYCFVHLSIQEHLAALYSHLSFTNYIINVFDESPKPGRFSKIVKRKSSKQVLLSELHHRAVDESLKSRNGHLDLFLRFLLGLSLESNQFLLQNLLTQMGRCSYKKEETVEYIKQKMKRNLSTEKSINLIHCLNELGDDSMVKKIQDYVKSESVGKTKLSSSKWAALVFVLLTSEQHLDELNLKTFIGDKNKADEALVKLQPVIKESKKLQLCKCNITAEGCFALSSALRSNPSHLTHLDLSDNNKLGDLGVKLISDILKNPDCKVTSLRLSDCNITDEGCVALTSALRSNPSHLTHLDLSDNKLRDSGVKLISDVLKDSDCKLEILELSKSKITAEGCVALTSALRSNPTHLTHLNLSDNKLRDSGVKLISDILKNSDCKLKILKLCDCDITAKGCVALTSALKSNPSHLTHLDLSDNIGDSGVNLISGVLKNPDCKLQIMKLCNCNITVKGCVALTSALRSNPSHLRDVDLSRNNLRDSGVKVISDLLKNPDCKLELLKLRDCDITDEGCVALTSALRSNPSHLTHLDLSDNKLRDSGVKLISDVLKDSDCKLEILELRDCNITDEGCVALSSALRSNPSHLTHLNLSDNDKLGDFGVKLISDVLKNPDCKVKILNLEFCNITDNGFVALESALRSNPSNLTQLNLRGNNLIFYIPKLIFPLKAETERVTPNPREVEVKSGVTIAKEEPELS, from the exons ATGGATGATTCACAAACATTCAGAGATGGAGATGATTCTCCAGATGTCAG GCCAAAAATGTTGTCTGGATCTGACTCATCAAATCAGATCACAGTGTCTGTAAGTGATCAGACTTTACAGGTTCAACAGTCCAATGAAAGAGACTCTCCTAGTTTCAG TTATCTTTGTCAGTTTGCTGAAGTTCAAAGCACATTTAGATCAAATCTGAGGAAGAAGTTTGAGTGTTTATATGAGATAACATCAAATGAAAATCAACCAGTAATACTGAATGAGATCTACACAGAGCTGTACATTACAGAGAGTGAAAGTGGAGAGATCAGTAATAAACATGAGGTGAGACAGATTGAGACACAATCCAGAAGAACAACAACAGAGGAGACACCAATAAAATGTAATGACATCTTTAAACCTTTACCTGAACAAGACAAACACATCAGAAGTGTGCTGACAAAGGGAGTCGCTGGCATTGGAAAAACAGTGTCTGTACAGAAGTTCATTCTGGACTGGGCTGAAGAGAAAGAGAATCAGGACGTCCACCTCATATTTCCACTTCCTTTCAGAGAGCTGAATCTGATGAAAGATAAAAAACTCAGTCTTTTAGATCTTCTTCATCTTTTCTACCCAGAAACAAAAGAAATTGAAATCTTCAGTGATGAATATAAAGTGTTGTTCATCTTTGATGGTTTGGATGAGTGTCGTCTGTCTCTGGATTTTCATAGCAGTGTGAGGTTGTGTGATGTAAATGAATCAACCTCAGTGGACGTGATGCTGACAAACCTCATCAAGGGGAATCTGTTTCCCTCTGCTCTCATCTGGATCACCTCCAGACCAGCAGCAGCTGATCTCATCCCCTCTGAGTGTGTTGATCGAGTCACAGAGGTACGAGGCTTCAGTGATCCACAGAAGGAGGAATACTTCAGGAAGAGAATCAGTGATGAGAGTCTGTCTGATCAAATCATCTCACACCTGAAGTCATCCAGGAGTCTCTACATCATGTGTCACATCCCAGTCTTCTGCTGGATTTCAGTCACTGTTCTAGAGAGAATGTTGAGTGAAGCAGAGAGTCAAGAGATCCCCAAGACTCTCACTCAAATGTACACTCACTTCCTGATCATTCAGACAAACACCAAACATCAGACGGACTATGAGAAGAAAGTAAAGGATGAAGACATGATCTTTAAACTGGGGAAACTGGCTTTTGAGCAGCTTGTGAAAGGCAATCTGATCTTCTATGATGAAGACCTGAGAGAGTGTGGCATTGATGTAGCAGAAGCATCAGTGTACTCAGGATTGTGTACTCAGATCTTCAGAGAGGAGTTTGGTTTGTCTCAGAGGAAAGTTTACTGCTTTGTTCATCTGAGCATCCAGGAACATCTAGCAGCTCTTTATTCTCACCTCTCCTTCACAAACTACATCATAAATGTGTTTGACGAAAGTCCTAAACCTGGTCGTTTTTCTAAAATTGTAAAACGTAAATCATCAAAACAGGTTTTATTATCAGAGTTGCATCACAGAGCTGTAGATGAATCTTTAAAGAGTAGGAATGGACATCTTGATCTTTTCCTGCGTTTTCTTCTGGGTCTTTCACTGGAGTCCAATCAGTTTCTCTTACAGAATCTACTGACACAGATGGGAAGATGTTCCTACAAGAAAGAGGAAACTGTTGAGTACATTAAACAGAAGATGAAGAGGAATCTTTCAACAGAGAAATCCATCAATCTGATTCACTGTCTGAATGAACTGGGTGATGATTCAATGGTGAAGAAGATTCAAGATTATGTCAAATCTGAATCAGTAGGAAAGACCAAACTCTCCTCTTCAAAGTGGGCAGCTTTAGTTTTTGTGTTGCTGACGTCTGAGCAGCATTTGGATGAACTTAatctaaaaacatttattgGAGATAAAAATAAAGCAGATGAAGCGCTTGTCAAACTGCAGCCTGTGATTAAAGAGTCCAAAAAACTACA GTTGTGTAAGTGTAATATCACAGCTGAAGGTTGCTTTGCTCTGTCTTCAGccctgagatcaaacccatcacacctgacACATCTGGATCTGTCTGATAATAATAAACTTGGAGATTTGggagtgaagctgatctctgatATACTGAAGAATCCTGACTGTAAAGTGACATCACTCAG GTTGAGTGATTGTAAtatcacagatgaaggttgtgttgctctgacttcagctctgagatcaaacccatcacacctgacACATCTGGATCTTTCTGATAATAAACTaagagattcaggagtgaagctgatctctgatGTACTGAAGGATTCTGACTGTAAACTGGAGATACTTGA GCTGAGTAAGTCTAAAATCACAGCTGAAGGTTGTGTTGCTCtgacttcagctctgagatcaaacccaaCACACCTGACACATCTGAATCTGTCTGATAATAAACTAAGAGATTCAGGAGTAAAGCTGATCTCTGATATACTGAAGAATTCTGACTGTAAACTGAAGATACTGAA GTTGTGCGATTGTGATATCACAGCTAAAGGTTGTGTTGCTCTGACTTCAGCTCTgaaatcaaacccatcacacctgacACATCTGGATCTGTCTGACAACATTGGAGATTCAGGAGTGAATCTGATCTCTGGTGTACTGAAGAATCCTGACTGTAAACTCCAGATAATGAA ATTGTGTAATTGTAACATCACAGTTAAAGGTTGTGTTGCTCTGACatcagctctgagatcaaacccatcacacctgagagATGTGGATCTGTCCCGTAATAATCTaagagattcaggagtgaaggTGATATCTGATCTACTGAAAAATCCTGACTGTAAACTGGAGCTACTAAA GTTGAGGGATTGTGAtatcacagatgaaggttgtgttgctctgacttcagctctgagatcaaacccatcacacctgacACATCTGGATCTTTCTGATAATAAACTaagagattcaggagtgaagctgatctctgatGTACTGAAGGATTCTGACTGTAAACTGGAGATACTTGA GTTGAGGGATTGTAAtatcacagatgaaggttgtgttgctctgtcttcagctctgagatcaaacccatcacacctgacACATCTGAATCTGTCTGATAATGATAAACTTGGAGATTTTGGAGTGAAGCTAATCTCTGATGTACTGAAGAATCCTGACTGTAAAGTGAAGATATTGAA